One Gigantopelta aegis isolate Gae_Host chromosome 1, Gae_host_genome, whole genome shotgun sequence genomic region harbors:
- the LOC121375194 gene encoding tumor necrosis factor ligand superfamily member 10-like codes for MASENRYSRTSSASSYLSDYPRNSRAYLTPESEHLYSHLENRAPPTGRRRLCVCQGKAARKSLAITYVVISSVALAISGFLLARTFLWNQNQNQSQMEPCAPCTSLLTTPFLDEDPDVRTLTRQFRNGKEICCANTPEQFVTLVNKIFDRRNEEMKVEAQRQKESRSSDRRSNRKIIAAALQLSDSSHTQSRRWLTLNNGPLSYLDGIHLINNRLIIEHGGLYYVYSQVSFKIVMANGDALPEELDHGVHRYNVVLPNNGRQTLLQTAHTCTMSSNKAVYLHTSYVGGIILLNPRDEIFVTVSNSSFIDLDPKVSFVGAFKLGR; via the exons ATGGCCAGTGAAAACCGATACAGCAGAACATCATCTGCTAGTTCCTACCTCTCGGACTATCCCCGCAACTCCAGGGCGTACCTTACCCCAGAAAGCGAACACCTGTATTCGCACCTGGAGAACAGAGCCCCACCCACGGGAAGACGACGACTATGTGTCTGTCAAGGAAAGGCAGCACGAAAGTCTCTCGCTATCACGTATGTCGTCATCAGCTCCGTTGCCCTGGCAATATCTGGTTTCCTTCTCGCGAGAACCTTCCTGTGGAACCAAAACCAGAACCAGAGTCAGATGGAGCCGTGCGCCCCGTGTACCAGCCTCCTGACGACCCCGTTTTTGGACGAAGACCCGGATGTAAGAACACTCACTCGACAATTCAGAAACGGGAAAGAAATCTGCTGTGCCAACACGCCCGAGCAGTTCGTAACTTTAGTGAACAAG atatTCGACAGAAGAAACGAAGAAATGAAAGTTGAAG CACAACGACAGAAAGAAAGCCGATCAAGTGATAGACGTTCAAACAGAAAGATTATTGCGGCGGCTCTTCAACTGTCTGATTCCAGTCACACACAGA GCAGGAGATGGTTGACTCTGAACAATGGCCCGCTATCGTACCTGGACGGAATCCATCTCATTAATAACCGCCTCATCATAGAGCATGGCGGTCTGTACTACGTCTATAGTCAGGTATCCTTCAAAATCGTCATGGCCAACGGCGACGCGCTGCCCGAGGAACTAGACCACGGAGTCCACCGCTACAACGTCGTCCTGCCCAACAACGGCAGACAGACGCTGCTGCAGACAGCCCACACGTGCACGATGTCGAGCAACAAGGCGGTGTATCTTCACACGAGTTACGTGGGAGGCATTATCCTTCTCAACCCAAGAGACGAGATTTTCGTCACGGTTTCCAACAGCTCTTTCATCGACCTTGATCCAAAAGTGAGTTTTGTCGGAGCCTTCAAATTAGgcagatga